A single genomic interval of Verrucomicrobiota bacterium harbors:
- a CDS encoding ester cyclase encodes MKTILTTATALLALSLGASKALAQSSTSDSDTIEAQKATSRASIEWWNSDYEVDIGPLFAEGYINYQEPVAASDDEKGVTLAQLKEIVSSYQTAFPGTEVTIQMQIAAGNRVATHWTYKAVQSGTYEGLEPTNKTVTWSGISIDEYDSEGKIAKTWVVWDKYTMFSELGLIK; translated from the coding sequence ATGAAGACTATACTCACAACCGCCACCGCACTTCTTGCCCTCTCTCTCGGGGCTTCCAAAGCTCTTGCACAATCGTCAACTTCGGATTCCGACACTATCGAAGCGCAAAAGGCCACTTCCCGCGCCTCTATTGAGTGGTGGAATAGTGACTACGAGGTAGATATTGGTCCACTATTCGCGGAGGGTTACATCAACTATCAGGAGCCTGTCGCAGCGAGCGATGACGAAAAAGGAGTAACCCTCGCCCAGTTGAAAGAGATCGTATCGAGCTACCAGACGGCTTTCCCCGGCACCGAAGTCACGATTCAAATGCAGATCGCCGCAGGCAATCGGGTAGCCACCCACTGGACCTACAAAGCAGTGCAGTCAGGCACCTATGAAGGTCTCGAGCCCACCAACAAGACAGTGACTTGGTCCGGAATCTCGATCGACGAGTACGATTCGGAAGGAAAGATCGCTAAGACGTGGGTAGTCTGGGACAAGTATACGATGTTTTCCGAGCTCGGTTTAATCAAGTAA